A section of the Tumebacillus amylolyticus genome encodes:
- the mreD gene encoding rod shape-determining protein MreD, with the protein MHPAWIVLTMMGMLVIQSTLFQVQPFSYAEPNIVLVMLLYVSLMRGPMLALYTGLTIGLIQDVLFGTYLGPHAFTYALICYFAGSTFRSYWARQLIMVILIVIGYTFLQEMTLYGLARLFGFQHVDFMPALTHTVSIMIWNGIMALILYVPSVRLLASERRGLADESL; encoded by the coding sequence ATGCATCCTGCGTGGATCGTGTTGACGATGATGGGTATGCTCGTCATCCAATCGACTCTTTTTCAAGTGCAGCCGTTCTCGTATGCTGAGCCAAATATCGTCCTCGTGATGCTCCTTTACGTAAGCCTTATGCGCGGGCCGATGCTCGCGCTCTACACGGGCTTGACGATTGGGCTCATCCAGGACGTCTTGTTTGGCACGTACCTTGGACCGCATGCTTTCACCTACGCGTTGATCTGTTATTTTGCCGGATCAACGTTCCGCTCGTATTGGGCGCGCCAGTTGATCATGGTCATCTTGATCGTGATCGGCTATACGTTCCTCCAGGAGATGACGCTCTACGGCTTGGCTCGCTTGTTCGGGTTCCAGCACGTCGACTTCATGCCTGCGCTCACGCATACTGTGAGCATCATGATCTGGAACGGCATCATGGCGTTGATTCTCTACGTGCCGTCGGTGCGGCTGCTGGCTTCCGAGCGTCGCGGTTTGGCGGATGAATCGCTCTAA
- the mreC gene encoding rod shape-determining protein MreC produces MTRFFTSKRLMVLLASFILLAALVGVTLRERENPTWPEKMLIDAFGWVQGVVYAPVQQVAGFFEDMQHIKQLYEENAKLKSNLNDYSSMRVRIQGLEQENKRLKEDLGLKDLNIKDLQLISANVIGRSPSTWNSEITLDVGTNDGVQKNMAVVTANRGLVGRVYEVTPYHAKVLLITDKGKMGISAKVTSDELGYGIISGASVDVSQSSKPMLEMTGIKLGADKVKVGDSVVTSNVSDIFPAGLIIGTITSIENDKLGLTKIAQVEPAANLNNMDFLYVVNQAKTGQ; encoded by the coding sequence GTGACCCGATTTTTCACAAGCAAACGGTTGATGGTGTTGCTGGCCAGCTTCATTTTGCTCGCCGCTTTGGTCGGGGTGACCTTGCGTGAACGTGAAAACCCGACATGGCCGGAGAAGATGCTGATCGATGCGTTTGGCTGGGTGCAAGGGGTTGTGTATGCCCCGGTTCAGCAGGTAGCCGGATTCTTCGAGGACATGCAACACATCAAACAACTGTACGAAGAGAACGCCAAACTGAAATCGAACCTCAACGACTACTCGTCGATGCGCGTACGCATTCAGGGACTGGAGCAGGAGAACAAACGACTCAAAGAGGACTTAGGATTGAAGGATCTGAACATCAAAGACCTTCAACTGATCTCCGCCAACGTGATCGGCCGTTCGCCGTCGACTTGGAACTCGGAAATCACTCTCGACGTCGGCACCAATGACGGGGTGCAGAAGAACATGGCTGTTGTGACAGCCAACCGGGGCTTGGTCGGTCGTGTCTATGAAGTCACGCCGTACCATGCGAAAGTGCTGTTGATCACCGACAAGGGCAAGATGGGCATCTCGGCGAAAGTCACCTCCGACGAATTGGGCTACGGGATTATCTCCGGGGCCTCCGTCGATGTTTCGCAAAGCAGCAAGCCGATGCTGGAGATGACTGGTATCAAGCTTGGCGCGGACAAAGTCAAAGTAGGCGACTCTGTTGTCACCTCGAACGTGTCCGATATCTTCCCGGCCGGTTTGATCATCGGCACGATCACCTCCATCGAAAACGACAAGCTCGGCCTCACCAAGATCGCCCAAGTAGAACCGGCGGCGAACTTGAACAACATGGACTTCCTCTATGTGGTGAACCAGGCCAAGACGGGTCAATAA
- a CDS encoding rod shape-determining protein, with protein MFKGFSRDMGIDLGTANTLVYVKGKGIIIREPSVVATRIDTGEIKAVGEEAKQMIGRTPGNIVAIRPMKDGVIADFDTTATMLRHFIRQAIKQKGFWLPAPRVVVCVPSGITAVEKRAVEDAAREAGARDPMTIEEPMAAAIGAGLPVGEPTGSMVVDIGGGTTEVAIISLGGIVTSRSIRVAGDEMDEAIIQYIKKAYNLMIGERTSEELKLTIGSAIPSDKEETMDIRGRDLVTGLPKTLTITAQEIAEALADTVNSIVEAVKITLEKSPPELAADIMDRGIVLTGGGALLRNLDRLLSRETGMPVLVAENPLDCVAIGTGKSLDYSHLFKSSDTGKKRRVR; from the coding sequence ATGTTCAAAGGATTCTCACGAGATATGGGCATTGACCTAGGTACGGCCAATACCCTCGTATATGTAAAAGGCAAAGGCATCATCATCCGCGAACCTTCCGTAGTCGCAACTCGCATTGATACAGGCGAGATCAAAGCCGTAGGGGAAGAAGCGAAACAAATGATCGGTCGTACGCCGGGCAACATCGTAGCCATTCGTCCGATGAAGGACGGCGTCATCGCTGACTTCGACACCACCGCGACGATGCTTCGCCACTTCATCCGCCAAGCAATCAAGCAAAAAGGCTTCTGGTTGCCGGCTCCGCGCGTTGTCGTCTGTGTGCCGTCCGGCATCACCGCCGTCGAGAAGCGTGCCGTCGAAGACGCAGCCCGTGAAGCGGGTGCCCGCGATCCGATGACGATCGAAGAACCGATGGCTGCTGCAATCGGCGCAGGTCTGCCGGTTGGCGAACCGACCGGTTCGATGGTCGTTGACATCGGCGGCGGTACCACCGAAGTTGCGATCATTTCGCTGGGCGGGATCGTTACGTCTCGTTCGATCCGTGTCGCGGGTGACGAGATGGACGAAGCGATCATCCAGTACATTAAGAAGGCGTACAACCTCATGATCGGGGAGCGCACCTCTGAAGAACTGAAACTCACCATCGGCTCGGCGATTCCGTCCGACAAGGAAGAGACGATGGACATTCGCGGTCGCGACCTCGTCACAGGCCTGCCGAAGACCTTGACGATTACGGCGCAGGAAATCGCAGAAGCTTTGGCTGACACGGTCAACTCCATCGTCGAAGCAGTCAAGATCACGTTGGAGAAGTCTCCGCCGGAATTGGCGGCCGACATCATGGATCGCGGAATCGTGTTGACGGGTGGCGGCGCACTCTTGCGCAACCTCGACCGTCTGTTGTCCCGTGAAACGGGCATGCCGGTTCTCGTCGCAGAGAACCCGCTGGACTGCGTGGCCATCGGCACGGGTAAGTCGTTGGATTACAGCCACCTGTTCAAGTCCAGTGACACAGGCAAAAAGCGACGTGTCCGCTAA